The Prionailurus viverrinus isolate Anna chromosome B1, UM_Priviv_1.0, whole genome shotgun sequence genome includes the window AGGAGATTGTTTCAGAAGAGGCTGAGAAAAACACGCATGTTTAAATTACAGGCATTTAAAGAGTTTACAATTCAAACTAAAATTTAGGCCTGAgctaagaatatatatataatcttaaaaaaaaatctctaaaggCAATAAAGCATAGCTTAACAGTTTACGAAAAGTAATAGGTTTGCGATCTTGCTGTTTGAAAACATACTCATTTCCTGCTAGGTGAGTTTTCATCGTCTGGTCCACTATAAATTATAATGAATCGAGCAGATATTTCATGACAACTGCTAAAATAGAACCAGGCAGTTACGTTTCTGTCCTTTCAGAATCGtgtatggaagaagaaaaaaatagtgtaaaattGAAATTAACTTCGAAGGTCCTTGAAGATAGAACCTACATTGTGATCTTAAAACAACCATATTCTACTAGGCATACAAGTAAAAATCCGGTCTTTAATTAATTGATAGGAGTAACAATCGGAGTAAGATATTTAGACGTTAGCTTTCCAAAACCAATGGCACTGCTACAAAAGTGAATAATGGTAATAACATTTGCTGTTACTGTCTTGCATGAACTAAAAACGCCTTTCAGGGTAGGGAGTGTATGGAAAATATGTGggtttggttttttctttttcttttttttttttttttgtatcgcGTATTcaacttttaagatattttactCCAATTTTAATGTAGtttcttttaaagtgtttttgtttttctttcacttaattatCCATGAACTGTTAGGCAATTATCTGATGTTACCCATAGGTGGATCCACTGAGATATACTGAAGAAAAACAACTATATGCTTTGATTATTCTAGTAGAGATCTTCATACAAGTCTCTAGTAACctcattcattttcaaaaataaattctattccAAACTAGAACCTATGATACAAGAAGTTCAGTCGCCAAAGAATGGACAATTCAGCACGAGGCAATAAGCAtaggtttttgaaaaatactaatTGCTAGCAATTACATTGCCAAGAAGCTTGCGCTAAGGCTTAGCCAAAGGAAGTATGGACCGTGCAGCTGCTCTAAGTCAGTAAGTTACTGTAAGTCAAGAATTCTTCAAATGAAACCTGCTTCTTGTAAGACAGCTTTCTCTTTCTGAGAGAACTTGACCCCTagtacctatttaaaaaaatgttttttaaatgcccaGATAATCATGAATATATGCTGCCATTTCGCCCTCCCCACGGTTCAAAAGCATAGCTGGGGGGACCATGAAGAAATCACTCCATTCTTGAGGGCCTTACTTTCCTTGCTGACACAGGGTTCAAGTTCTCTTCCAGCGATCTACAATTCCACAGgacagctgtgtgacctcttaAACTTCACTGGGAGAACCATCTTCTGACAAGACGCAGATCACAGTTAAATACGAACCACCCTACGTGGTCTTCCAATGGCCAGAGCAGGGCTCCAAGAGCACAAAAGCACCTATCGACAGTTTTCTGTGGCAAGTTCccagcggaaaaaaaaaaaacaacaccctgACCCACAGGACACAGCTGCTCGAGACTGTGAAAATCATGGGAAAGCGGACTATTATTTCAAAGTGACGTGTTTTCAATCCTTGTAGGCCACGTTCTTCTTCCTCGGGGAGACACCGGGGACTCGAAAGAAAGACTGTTAACTGTTACTCTAATTTCAGAGAACTCTCAACTTGTTACTTTGGTCAGACAGCATTCGCCCTTTAAAAGGTTAACCTTGGAAAACTTTAAGTGGTCAATGGAAAAAGTTACAGGAGTAAGTAAGCACCGGTTAAGGTCCATTTCTGCTTCTGTCTCAGTCCTTGATCACGAAAATGACCTTAAACATACGAATCACTACAGGAAATGCTGACTGGATCAAAAAAGGACAACAAAATACGCTTTTCGATGTCAATGAACCAAAGCCGGCGGTCATTCAAACGTTGTACTGGGAAGATAACAAAACGGAGCCTGAATCGGAAAGGACCcggatgaataaaaaaaaaaaaaacaaaaaaaaacaaaaaaaaacaaaaaaccacaaaaacggCCCCGGGTTATTTCATAATTGCATTACCCACTCAAAATATACACACCCCGTAACCCAAGAGACGGTCAAGGCCGCCAAAAAACGTGAGTCCCCACTGCGAGGTATCACACGATTCCCGGATTCAAGTTTAGTTTTGGCCTCACCAGCCACCAAACCGTCCCCAAACGCGAAGAGGCGCAGAAAGCCAGCGGCTCGCGGAGCACCTCGGCAGAGGCGGACGGAGCCGCCGCCGGCAGGCTCCCCTCTCCCGCCGCCTGACAGCTCAGCGCGGGGCCccgggcgcggggcgggcggCTCGTCCCGGCCGGGCCACCGCCACCCCCGGCCAGACCTCGCGCGGGCCGACTCGCAACGAGACGGACTCGAAAGGAAAAAGCCTCTCCTTTCCGCCCGTCCCCTCATTGGACGACGGGGAAGAGTCACCGGCTCCCCGCACGCACCGTCTGCGGCGATCACGACCCTCCTTCGCAAGTTCGCTTCCCCAGGCCGCTCGTCCGAGGCCGCCGCCCGAGCCCGCCGGCCCCGCGTCCCCCGGCCCGTCCTCGAGGATCGCCGACAGCGGTCCTCCGGGTCGGGGCGCCCGCTGCGAGGGACggccgggccgccgccgccgccgccctcggTCCCGGGCGCCATTCGGCCGctgccccaacccccctcccccccgccgcgCCAGGCGTTCGAGGGGGCGCCCGACCGCAGCGGCTGCCGGCGCGACCCCCCTACCGGAGCCTCGCAGCCCACGGTGGCCgctgcccgcccgcccgccccgccgggGACTGGCGTCCCGAGCCCCGTCACCCTCCTCCGCCCTCCCAGTCCCCCGTCTCACTTGGGCGAGTGGCCCTCGTCGCCCCGGTCGCCGGCCCCGCGGCTCAGCCGGGCCGCCGCCCGCCGTACCTGGTGGTGGTTGTAGGAGTTCCTCTGCTGCAAGAAGGCGGCGGCCGCCGCCTGGTGCTGCTGCTGGAGCTGCGGGCTGACGGGCGACCTCCGGCTCTGCGGCTGCTGCGGCGCCGCGGGCGGCGGGGGCTGCTGCTGAGGTAAATTCatggcgggcggcggcggcgggggcacCGCGGCCGCCGAGAAGGGGCCGCCgaagccgccgccgccgccgccgccgccgctcgccGGCACGCTGAGTCCCGCGCAGCCGTGCGGGGACACGGGCGAGAAGCTCGGGAAGAAGGCCGGGTTCATGGACGACGGCAGCCCGGGGTAGAAGCCGTTCTCTGAATCGGGGCTGGGCGGCGGCATGGCGCTGAgcgagccgccgccgccgccgccgccgccgccgccacccggGGTGGCGGCCGAGGAGCCGGGctgctgcggctgcggctgcggcggCTGCTGGGGCGgaggcggctgctgctgctggggcggtggcggcggctggggctggggctggggcggcGGCGACGCGGTCTGCACCGACCAGGGGGTGCCGAAGCCGGGCAGTGGCGGCGGCGACGCGGAGCCGCCTCCCCCTCCGCCTCCCGggggccccccgcccccgccgccgcccgggtGCGGAAGGTCCGGGCTCTGCAGGCTGCTGAAGGCGCCCGCGCCGAGCGCCCCGCCGGGCAGGAGGTTACTGGGACTGTTGAGCAGAGGGTGGTTGGGGGACTCCATGGAGCCCGGCGCGGGGTTCACCGGCGGCGTCGAGGGGGCCAAGCCCGCATTGGGGGGCTCGGCGGCGCTGCCCTCGCCCGCGGCCGGGGTCTTGCGAGGGCTGCCCGCGCCTCCGTGGCGGCGCCGCGGGGCTGCGGGCGGCGAGGGCTGGAGCTGCGGGAGCGGGGGCAGGTCGGCCGGGCGCTGCCGCGGGGCGAAGTCCTGCGGCGGGAGGTGCTGCGGGTGCGGTACGCTGAACTGCTGCTGCTGCGGCGGCTGCTGTGGCTGCTGGCGCTGGGCGAGCTGCGCCGGCTGGAGGAGCGGGCCGGGCGGCGGCGGGCTGAACCGGCCGGGGCAgtggagcggcggcggcggcggcggcttcGAGTCCggagggtggggaaggtggggagggctgaactctttcctcttctggctgctcagctgctgctgctgccgcttaCTGAAGTCCTGCGGGGAGGAGGtgcggcagcagcagcaggaggaggcggaggaggaggaggggtggtgcAGACTCGGTTTGAAgtcctgggaggggaggaggtgggtcACACCCGCGTTCGTGCCGCCGCCGGGGTGGTGGTTGGGGAGTTTCTCCGCGGCCGCCGCCCCCGAGAGCGGCCGCGCCGGCTGCTGTGTCAGCCCCAGCAGCAGCTCATCCTGCATGGTCTGCTGATGCGCCAAGAacggggaggaagaggaagcggCGGCAGCAGAGCTGCCCGCGCCGCCGCAGCCGAGGGGGATAGAGAAGGGGGAGGCGGCCTCCGAGAAGCCGGTGACAGGCAACGGCGGCGGCGAGAGCGGGCCGAAGGGCGTGGTGGAGGGCAGCGGGGCGGCGGCCGCGGTGGGCCCCGTGGCGTAGGGACGGTACGCCCCGCTGCCGAATAGGGACCTGGGGCTGCTGCTTCGGAGAGGGGCGGTCTGCAGCACCCCAAATCCTAAGTCCCTCATTTATCAGGCCGGCGGCAGCCGGAGGAGAGGCGCCCCGTCCGCTGCCCCGCCTAGGAAACCGCCGGATCTGGGGCGGCGCGGCCGTGGTGGAAGGAGGGGGAgtcagtgagagagggacaccGTGACTGAGCCAGGGGCACCTACTTCGGCCCCGCCACCCCTCGCGGCAGTCACCGCCGCCTCCCGAGACCGGCTCGGgtgcgccgccgccgcctctgccGCCGCCTTCGCCGCTTAAGAACTCCGGAACGTGCGTCAGCGCCACCTCACAATCGCACCGCCCCCCGCGGTGCGTCCCGGCACGCGCGGGCGCGAGGCCGCCGCGCCCccgctgccccgcccccgccccgcccctcatTAATATGCAGGCACGGCCGGAGGCGCGCCTGCGCTCCCAGGAAGGCGGGGGAGCGCGAGAGCGAGCGGCTTCGGTCCTCCGGCCCCTTCGGCGTCCAGGGAAAAGGAGAGACCGGTGGCGGTGGAAGGCGGCCGACCGGAGTCCGAGCGCCCGGCGCGCGCGCGCACGAAGGCGTGCGCGAGCCGTCGGCGGCGACGGTTCCTGGGCAACGGCCCCTCCCGGCGCGGGGCTCGCACGCGCTCTCCCCCGTCGCCCTCGCGGCCCCGCCTCCTTCCTGTCacctccgccccgcccccggtcACATGAGGCTTGGCCGCTGGGACGCGGGCTTCCCAGGGCGGCGCGGGCCCgcgggggaaactgaggcctgggaatCAGACCGGGAGCGGCTCCTAGTGACCGTGGCCCCTCTCGCCTTCCAGGCTCAGCCCTTGGGGTCCTTAGGCCGGCAAGATCGTGCGGGCTCTGCCTGCCTTGCAGACCGCCGAGCGGCTCTCTCCGCACCTCGTGCCCCACCATGTCCCAGTCTTGGACGTGTCCTCGCTTCTCGTCGCCCTAGAAAGCGCCTTCTCGGGCTTGTTTCCGTATTTAGCTTCTCGTGCTGTGTGCTGCCTTGGACCTTCCTGCAGCTGCGTGAAGGTGTTTTCTTCAGGGCAAACAAGAACCCTCAGCTGTACACCAAACGTTTTCACTATAGCAATTGAGGAGCAGAGTCCCAGGAACCTAACCAGGCTCCGGGTGGCTTTTTACACACGTATATGCATATAACAGGTTACGTACGGGGCGAGCTCCCGTGGTAACCCTGGGCCATGTCCAAGTCTTCGTATTTCACAAAAGCATTCAATGTGCCATCGTCAGGGCTGCTGTGTGAGGGACTCCTCCTCACCACGTTCATTCTGGctcccctgtcccttccccccccaGGGAGACTCAAACATTTCCTAAGCTTTATGAgttttcaagagagaaagattTCTCACATCAGGGAAAAAAGGAGGCTCTGACTCAGCAACAGACTTGTTGAGGCTTGCAAAATGGAAGGGGAAAGAGCTTTCCATGGTAGAGCTCTTGTTGGAAGCAATAGCAGAGACACTAATCctgtgtatttccttttctaaagAAGCATTTAACATAGAGACAAAAATTACGTGAGGGTCTAGATAAAGAATAACAGAATGATCCTGTTTTGcagttttaactttttcttgGCACTTAGGAAGGGAAACTATTTAAAGAATCCTAGAATACAGTCTAATCCCAAAAGCAGTAGAGGGGGTGTTCAGACtacttgatattttaattttttaaatcggAATACAATTGACCTATAACATTGTATGGATTTAGGTGTACAGCGTAATAATTTGGTATATCTCTATATGCTGGAAAGTAGTTACCACAGTAAGTTTAattaatatccatcaccacacatagttaatTTTTTATCTTGTGAGACTCTACCTGATTTTGATTTGCAACTAGTCTAAGATTAAATAGTGTTATAAATGGACTGATGTAGGCAGAATGTACTTTGTGATGAGTCCTCATTCTCTCTAAAATTTCGTTTCTACTTTTGTTACTTCAGTGTTTCAAATTTACGTAAATCAGAATAAATACAGTAGAAAGAGAACAACATTGCAAAGGGAAAATATGTTTCATGTGTAAGGTTTATGTCTGATAGCCTGTCTAATGAACTAAGTTTGATATTGCCTTTACAATaggaaaaagtgtttttaaaaaaatcaaatggttcAGAAATTGGTCAGGTGTGTAGAAAATTGATTCGAGTTAATAATCTCAGAACCATTTTTAACAATCAGGCAAAATATAGAACAGgagaaatacttttattattctaaattacaATGTCTAGAAAATAACCTGAGCtcattacaattaaaaatataaatggccaTTTCCACAGCATCTATTGACAACTTCTtaactattatttattaatatatttgctAGGCAAAAACTACTTCACAACTGAAGACTTTAAGACtgtcttaaaaatgaacacattttttttttctaagtaaagtTATAAAGTTTGGAATCATCTGCCGATCCAACAACAAGtcttgaaagaggaagaaaatataggcatgAAAATTAGCTCAATCATCCACTAAAATTGCCATTAGTGCAATGTaaggagagagagcatacatTTACAAGCCAAATGCTACAATTCTGGGCTAAAGTTTGAATAAAAACAAGATTTCTTGGTGATCTGATACTGGTTTTGTTTTGGAGGATTTAGAGACCTCCAAAACGGGAGAAAAGCTGTCATGTTTGGTATTGCATAGTAAGGTCAAATTTCATATTAAGTACACCAAATTCCAAAATCCAATTACCAGACCTTCTGCCCACCACTTTAACATCTTGGAGAGTGTTGTGACAACTCCATTTTTTTCATAGAGAGGAAAGTTACATCCTGAAATATCGATCTTTTAAGCTGGCATGCCATCACTGAAAATATTCAAGCAGAAAGGTTTCCTATAGTGGAGGTGCAGGTGGgccagaggaaggggagggtggttGTGGTGTTCTAGAAGATCCAATGCCAAAATCTTAGGAGGGTGTACTCTCTGTTAACTATATGGTCGTCAACTCGGTCCCTGACCTTGTTTGACAGTCTCTCGATCATTTTCTACCACTGTCTTGGGCcagtgtctttaaaatatttttgctacaACCTAggacatacacatatacatgtgcacCTGAAAGAAAGCTTTAAGCAATTCTTACTCTTTTTACATGCAATGAACTCtacttttaaattctatttactgTTTTAAATCACTGAGTTGATCTCCAATCCTTAAGTTGATTTTTTAAGTCCCACGATTAGGTCATGAGTTgaaatttgttattattttaaaggttatttatttacttgagagagagtgcatgcgcacatgagggcaggaggggcagagagaggaagagagagaatcccaagcaggctgcaggctgtcagtgcagagccagacaaggggctctatcccacgaaccaggagatcatgaccggagccaaaatcaagagtcaggcgcttaacgaactgagctacccaggcgctcttGCCATGAGTTGAAATTTATTATCATTGTCCTAGAAGACTATTTCACACCTTCTCCTGTATCTCAAAGTCTCTTTACACCTTCTCTCCTACCCTCATTCTCAGCCGCTGACCTGGCTTTCtacttcactgagaaaatagaagtAGTTACAGGAGAGCTTCTTCAGGTCTTCACGGCATCCTTTTCCAGGCACCGTGCATCTTTTCCTACacaccttcttccttcctgctgcGTAGAGGGCTTGCCCACACCTCACACTCCCATCGAACGCCAAGCTCCTCCACTGGCACACCAGATCCTTCCTGCACCTGCTCAGGACATGGCTTCATAGACATCCTAGCGTTTCACAGACATCCCACATTTACCGTGTCCAAAATTGAACTCCCCCATCTTGGTAATGGCACTCCGTTGTCATAGCTGCTCAGgccaataaatgaataaataagcaaacaaataaataaaaaggtcatccttgatttctatttttcttacaaCATATTCAAACCATTATTACCTGCGGCGTATTGCCCCTTGAAATCATATCCAGAATGCAATCACTGCCCACCACAAGCAACCTAGGCCAGGCAACATGATCTCTCCCTTGGCTTCTTGCTATCACCCCCTAACTAGCCTCCGAGCTTCTGGTCTCATCTCCCCGTAGTCTATTCACACAGTAGCCAAAAGGCTCCTTTCAAAATGGAAGACAGATCATGTCAACTTCCCTGACTGAATACTTATATTTTCCCGGAATAATAGTCAAAACATTTTCAGTAACCAAATGGTCATTCACGATTGCCTTCTGCCTCCACTAACCCCTATGACCACTTCTACCCGCAATGGAATGCTTATTTCTTTAACATACCAGGCCAAGTTGGCCTCAGAGCCTTTGCCCTTGTAATTCTCCCTCCCTGGAACACTTGTCCCCTAAATACCAGCAGGGCTCGCTCTCATGTTTTGCATGTCTCTGTCTCATTTCTTTTAGGTCTCTGTTCAGCTCATTTCCTCAGTGATATCTTCCCTGACCACCATTGAAAGAACAGCCCCATCCTTCCATTCCAGCCTCCCTATTACTCACAAGTGGTTTGATTTTTTCCCCTGTCTGGCACTCTGTGTACCGACATTGTTTATCCTCCTATTAGATCACAAACTCTACAAGGAAAGGTGcattgttttgttcactgctgcatcTTCGGCACCTGGAACAATGatgcccggcacacagtaggcacctAAGAACTGTTAATTGTGCATGCACTGAATAATAGCTGTAAGTATACTATAGTAATATGAGGGTCCACTTATCAGCTGCTTATATGTTGGCAGGAGTTACCCAAACACCACCTACATGCTCCTAGGAATTCTAAGGAAGGCAAGATAGTTCCAGACGTCATCAGGGTAAATGTGTGAGGATGCACAGATAGGGCAGCTCAGGATTGCAACGCAAGGGAATAGATAAACCCGGACTCCAGGAGGCAGGACTTCTGTCTTAAGAGCCTAGAGAAGGAGTCCAGGTTTGACGGACGGGGATATTGAGGAAGGAGAGTGGAATGGAAGGGTTCATTATAGGAGCTGGAGCAAAGACAAGGAGTCAAGGCTCAGCTCATAGAAAGGGAATGAGTTCACATAGAAGGGCAACGAGGCCAACTTGATGCTGACCAGCCAAGCTGCTGGTTTCCTACTGCTTTCCAGCCTGGAAATGTTACTGACCCCATAGGGTGGGAAAGGGTTAGTGTTGAATGGAAGCTCATTAGCCTGACTTTGGGttggggcgggaggggagggtggggagtagAAATTAAGGCCCATACTGACCTTGTCCAACTTCAAGTTGCTTTATTGACACAACACCCCCAGAGTATCACCGTGTTTAATACTTCTggttcttttcctgcttttctaaACCTTCCTTCATACTCTTATCCGTTGCCTTCCTTCTCTTTACGTATCCCTCACATGTTGGAGTTCCTTAGGCTTATATTCTTGGTTCTCTTCATTACTTCTACATACTCTTTCTAGGTGACCTTATCCACTATcatgtttgcaaatatcatctatATGCTAATGTGCCAAACTCATATTTCCCACTGCCTTTTTAAAAGCTTGACCTTGGCTCAGACACATCAATATGTCCACACCTGAACTTACCAGCTTCCCCAAAACCTGTTCCTCTTCTTTTGCTCATTCACTGGGTTGATGGCATCATTACACAGTTGCTCAAGCTGGAAACATGATtcatcctcttcttccctctctcttaccTTCCAAAAGCAGTCAGTTACCATACTCTGTCAATTCTGTTGCAGAAATAGTGCTCAAATGTTGTCTCCTCGGTCCACTCCTCTACCTGTGTCTTAGCTCTCAgtcttttctctgtccttccctggcgCACAGACTCTAGCTGGCTTCCCTACCATTTCTTCTTCTGAATCTCTTCCCTTTGATAGTGTCAACAAACAAGGATCATCCTGTCACACATCCTGGTCAATAAGCACCTCCCTAGCTTCCACCCGATCATGTCCAAACTCTCTGGTGAATGGGACCCTTCAGAAGTTATCTGCAACATGCCTCTTTGCCTTTATCTCCTGTCACTCCCCCATAGTACCCAGTCTTCTATATCAGACATGTCTTTTCATACCTCTGGACCTTTGCATATGATGTTTCTACTCTCTGGAATGCTTCCTACCTCTTTTCATCAGCTCATGCATCCTTACTATTCAAGAGACAGTTCAAATGCCATAGCCTTTCCTGACTCTCCCTGGACAGTGAGTTAAATCCTTTTGTACATCCTCATACAACATTGTCATGATAATTTTCTCTTATTAGAACACTTGTCACATGGACAataattttctgtctccttcgcTATCTGCCCTTTGAACTCTGAGTTGCTCTAGGTCATGAACTTTCCTTTATGTATCTCGGCATCCTTTTGCCTGTCACTATACCTGAAGTGCAAgtgctcaatacatgtttgtGGATTAGTAATTTCCCAGTGAATGCTGtaggaaggagagatgaaggaacgaaaggagagaaagaaggaaaagaagggaaggagagaagaaggagggagggaaggaagaaaatgtacaCCTAAAAGTACACCTAAAAGTACACCTAAAAGGGGATATGCCATTTTCTCGAGAACCGTAACATTAGTGACTATGTttgctagaggaaagaaaaaaaaaaaaaaagaatagactgtaacaacaacaacagcaaaatctCACTCTTTCCCATTGTTTTCTTTGTCAATACCTACCTGAAAACTCCATTCCAGTTATTATGCTATTCAAAGATGAATGCattgacaaaggaaaaatatctaGAATATTTCCCTGCTGCTAATGTGTAGACTCCAAACACAATAAAAGGTCTTCACAGGTTATGTTACCCTTTGTGGAGCCTGGGAAATTTGTCATCCAACTCCGGTACTCCCACCTCGGAGGGAAGCCGTCAACCTCTGCAGTAATTCCTACCACATGCTCATTGGCACATAGACTGACTTAACCATTCCATTGCTTCTTGACTTGTATTTTTAGGTGTAGTTAATTTGACTAGATTATAAATCTTTGGAGGGAGTGGTTATGCCTGCCTtatatattcctttcttttcccgGTTCTTGATGTGTTTATGTATCCAgaaactatttattgagtgctaggtgctggggatatcACCCTGAACAAAACTGAAGATATATGCATTCTTCTGTGGCATCACAGAGGCTGTTGATATCAGCTATGATAATTCCCAGCCCTAACTGTCCAGAAAGAGTCATAAACAGTGAGATTCTAGGCTGAAACTGACCTACTAAATTGGAGTCCTACATGAGGTGACATAATCTTGCTGGGCTGGTCATGGGTGGAACCCTGGGGTGAATATGGAATATTGAACCAAGGCAACTTCAGCAGGAAGGCAGAAGAAATCACACACTGAAACACATTGTAATCCTAGGGATTTCCATTTATTATCTCCTTAACCTGTCATAGTATACTTTGTGACTAGGTAAGCAAAtagtattcctattttatagTTGGAAaacaaagtccagaaataaattaatttgctTCCAGTAGTTTGCACAGCCTGGGTTTAAAGCCCCCATCTTCCCATTGCTCAGTCTGCTGCTCCATTAGCTGTCCATTGGACTACCACCTGAGAAATGCAACTTATCTGAGCCAAACAGAGATGCAGGGACAAGCCCTAAGAGCAATGGTTGTTACTTCTACTAAAGGATAATGGCTGGAAAgagtaatcttttaaaactttttagtaACGCCTAACTAGCTGAACAGCGATGTGCAGTAGTGATCTCGGACTgagagcattttatttttgaaatatatagaCCACAAAACTTCAGAAATACTTTTCATATGTGCAtactaatttttttcctattagaaTAATGAGGCCTGGCAGTATATattgcatttaattattttctttcgtTCTGGAAAGCTAACTCCTTCAATTGATAAATTATTCTCTGTAGAGAAAAGTGAAGAAGAATTTGactcaatattaaatatttaaactttatgTAGATGAAGAATATTGCATCTATCAAATCTGATCTTAATACTTTTAGAATCTTAGATTAAAAGGTTTAAACCTTTTTTTGGAAACTGAATGTTTggttaacaaagaaaaatcatgaaCTCTATTTGATACCACACATTAcaacccttttaaaaaattcttttactgtttttatttatttttgagacagagagagacagcatgagcaggggaggggcagggagagagggagacacagaatccgaatctgaagcgggctccaggctctgagctgtcagcactgagcccgaggcggggctccaaccaaggaactgtgagatcatgacctgagctgaagtcggacgcccaacagactgagccacccaggtgccccaccccccatttttaTACAAGGATTGATCAAGTATAAAGACAATGTCTGAGTAACATTCTGAGGCAAGAGGAATATTTGATATTAGCCCAGGTTAGTGCACTGTCCTTACTGCTATCCATTCACCTTTACTGTGCTCTAGGTGGGACTATAGGAGTTCATTGCATCTTTTATCCAAAATTCATGTATAAGTGTAAGTCATTTAGGAAGTTTGCAGAACATAATCCAcagtaagaagaagaaaaatagaccTCAATTTGCAACAGAGAAAAATTATAGATAGATTTGtgtgaaaaaaaaactttagaaaattatCATAAGGACGTgaatcccatatatatatatatatatataaatactactgctaatgtttttaaaaaggcccaCAGTTGATCCATATTTCTCTCACATTAGGAGACCGGGAAGAGGGACATGCTGGACACCTGGGGGCTCTTGAGTCAGAGGTCTACCTGGCTTTTAGTCCCAACTCCCTCTGTTCCTGTGTAACTTCAGCAATTAAGTTTCGggaccttagttttctcatctttgtaAAAATGAAGGGAACAACAATCATCGTCCCAAAGCGAGGGTTGTGAAGatgattagaaatattttaagtagagAGTCTTCTGTAATGTTTGACACAGAACAGATGTtttgacaaacacacaaaaactctTAGCTATTATGAAGCTTAAAGGAAAGAGGAGACTCCAGGGCCAGATAGAACAACTCAGTGGTAGAACTTGGCTGGGGCAGAGGATGG containing:
- the CPEB2 gene encoding cytoplasmic polyadenylation element-binding protein 2 isoform X2, translating into MRDLGFGVLQTAPLRSSSPRSLFGSGAYRPYATGPTAAAAPLPSTTPFGPLSPPPLPVTGFSEAASPFSIPLGCGGAGSSAAAASSSSPFLAHQQTMQDELLLGLTQQPARPLSGAAAAEKLPNHHPGGGTNAGVTHLLPSQDFKPSLHHPSSSSASSCCCCRTSSPQDFSKRQQQQLSSQKRKEFSPPHLPHPPDSKPPPPPPLHCPGRFSPPPPGPLLQPAQLAQRQQPQQPPQQQQFSVPHPQHLPPQDFAPRQRPADLPPLPQLQPSPPAAPRRRHGGAGSPRKTPAAGEGSAAEPPNAGLAPSTPPVNPAPGSMESPNHPLLNSPSNLLPGGALGAGAFSSLQSPDLPHPGGGGGGGPPGGGGGGGSASPPPLPGFGTPWSVQTASPPPQPQPQPPPPPQQQQPPPPQQPPQPQPQQPGSSAATPGGGGGGGGGGGSLSAMPPPSPDSENGFYPGLPSSMNPAFFPSFSPVSPHGCAGLSVPASGGGGGGGGFGGPFSAAAVPPPPPPAMNLPQQQPPPPAAPQQPQSRRSPVSPQLQQQHQAAAAAFLQQRNSYNHHQPLLKQSPWSNHQSSGWGTGSVSWGAMHGRDHRRTGNMGIPGTMNQISPLKKPFSGNVIAPPKFTRSTPSLTPKSWIEDNVFRTDNNSNTLLPLQVRSSLQLPAWGSDSLQDSWCTAAGTSRIDQDRSRMYDSLNMHSLENSLIDIMRAEHDPLKGRLSYPHPGTDNLLMLNGRSSLFPIDDGLLDDGHNDQVGVLNSPTCYSAHQNGERIERFSRKVFVGGLPPDIDEDEITASFRRFGPLVVDWPHKAESKSYFPPKDVHGLLDDFFIMEPDYSSPGYAFLLFQEESSVQALIDACIEEDGKLYLCVSSPTIKDKPVQIRPWNLSDSDFVMDGSQPLDPRKTIFVGGVPRPLRAVELAMIMDRLYGGVCYAGIDTDPELKYPKGAGRVAFSNQQSYIAAISARFVQLQHGDIDKRVEVKPYVLDDQMCDECQGARCGGKFAPFFCANVTCLQYYCEFCWANIHSRAGREFHKPLVKEGADRPRQIHFRWN
- the CPEB2 gene encoding cytoplasmic polyadenylation element-binding protein 2 isoform X1, giving the protein MRDLGFGVLQTAPLRSSSPRSLFGSGAYRPYATGPTAAAAPLPSTTPFGPLSPPPLPVTGFSEAASPFSIPLGCGGAGSSAAAASSSSPFLAHQQTMQDELLLGLTQQPARPLSGAAAAEKLPNHHPGGGTNAGVTHLLPSQDFKPSLHHPSSSSASSCCCCRTSSPQDFSKRQQQQLSSQKRKEFSPPHLPHPPDSKPPPPPPLHCPGRFSPPPPGPLLQPAQLAQRQQPQQPPQQQQFSVPHPQHLPPQDFAPRQRPADLPPLPQLQPSPPAAPRRRHGGAGSPRKTPAAGEGSAAEPPNAGLAPSTPPVNPAPGSMESPNHPLLNSPSNLLPGGALGAGAFSSLQSPDLPHPGGGGGGGPPGGGGGGGSASPPPLPGFGTPWSVQTASPPPQPQPQPPPPPQQQQPPPPQQPPQPQPQQPGSSAATPGGGGGGGGGGGSLSAMPPPSPDSENGFYPGLPSSMNPAFFPSFSPVSPHGCAGLSVPASGGGGGGGGFGGPFSAAAVPPPPPPAMNLPQQQPPPPAAPQQPQSRRSPVSPQLQQQHQAAAAAFLQQRNSYNHHQPLLKQSPWSNHQSSGWGTGSVSWGAMHGRDHRRTGNMGIPGTMNQISPLKKPFSGNVIAPPKFTRSTPSLTPKSWIEDNVFRTDNNSNTLLPLQVRSSLQLPAWGSDSLQDSWCTAAGTSRIDQDRSRMYDSLNMHSLENSLIDIMRAEHDPLKGRLSYPHPGTDNLLMLNARSYGRRRGRSSLFPIDDGLLDDGHNDQVGVLNSPTCYSAHQNGERIERFSRKVFVGGLPPDIDEDEITASFRRFGPLVVDWPHKAESKSYFPPKDVHGLLDDFFIMEPDYSSPGYAFLLFQEESSVQALIDACIEEDGKLYLCVSSPTIKDKPVQIRPWNLSDSDFVMDGSQPLDPRKTIFVGGVPRPLRAVELAMIMDRLYGGVCYAGIDTDPELKYPKGAGRVAFSNQQSYIAAISARFVQLQHGDIDKRVEVKPYVLDDQMCDECQGARCGGKFAPFFCANVTCLQYYCEFCWANIHSRAGREFHKPLVKEGADRPRQIHFRWN